The proteins below are encoded in one region of Festucalex cinctus isolate MCC-2025b chromosome 2, RoL_Fcin_1.0, whole genome shotgun sequence:
- the xkr6a gene encoding XK-related protein 6, whose product MAAQSDGKAGVGFAQLYDVDGDEPLDSAAIHICQCCRSSACYWGCRSACLGSLLGGGQPAAVGGVGVRETHCPPREQLWLDCLWIILALLVFFWDVGTDLCLAVDYYQRQDYLWFGLTLFFVLVPSVLVQILSFRWFVQDYTGGGLGEVEGLTKRGAVAVGCHYPGKDRLKLATIWLWQATIHIFQLGQVWRYIRTLYLGLMSRRQKEHQRRWYWAMMFEYADVNMLRLLETFLESAPQLVLQLCIMIQENRAETLQCISSLASLLSLAWVLASYHKLLRDSRDDQRSMSYRGALLHLFWRLFTISSRVLSLALFASLFHIYFGIFVVVHWSAMAFWVVHGGTDFCMSKWEEVLFNMVVGIVYIFCWFNVKEGQTRHRMITYYTVVLAENTILTGLWYAYRDPALTDSYAVPALCGVYLTFAGGVLVMLLYYGFLHPATAHLQPSPASSCCAQLLWGLPLPPSAPPTAPPTPAHMTKSQTEEDVAETCLPVFQVRSVPPTSKPEGPLIKIDMPRKRYPAWDAHYVDRRLRRTINILQYITPAAVGIRYRDGPLLYELLQYESSL is encoded by the exons ATGGCCGCGCAGTCGGACGGTAAAGCCGGGGTGGGTTTCGCCCAGCTTTACGACGTCGATGGCGACGAGCCGCTGGACTCGGCCGCGATCCACATCTGCCAGTGCTGCCGCTCTTCGGCGTGCTACTGGGGCTGTCGCTCCGCCTGCCTCGGCTCGTTGCTCGGCGGGGGCCAACCCGCCGCCGTCGGGGGGGTCGGCGTCCGGGAGACTCACTGCCCACCCCGGGAGCAGTTGTGGCTGGATTGCCTCTGGATCATACTGGCCCTCCTCGTCTTCTTCTGGGACGTTGGCACGGACCTGTGCCTCGCGGTGGACTACTACCAGAGGCAGGACTACCTGTGGTTTGGCCTCACGCTCTTCTTCGTGCTGGTGCCTTCGGTGCTGGTCCAGATTTTGAGTTTCCGCTGGTTTGTGCAAGACTACACTGGCGGGGGGCTCGGGGAGGTGGAGGGGTTGACAAAGCGGGGTGCGGTGGCTGTGGGGTGCCACTATCCCGGCAAGGACCGCCTGAAGCTGGCCACCATCTGGCTGTGGCAGGCAACCATCCACATCTTCCAGCTGGGGCAAGTGTGGAG GTACATCAGGACGCTGTACCTTGGCCTCATGTCGCGTCGCCAGAAGGAGCACCAGCGCCGCTGGTACTGGGCCATGATGTTCGAGTACGCGGACGTCAACATGCTTCGGCTGCTGGAGACTTTCCTGGAGTCGGCGCCTCAGCTGGTCCTGCAGCTGTGCATCATGATCCAGGAGAACCGTGCCGAGACGCTGCAGT GCATCTCCTCCCTCGCCTCCCTGCTGTCTCTCGCCTGGGTCTTGGCCTCCTACCACAAACTGCTGCGCGACTCGCGTGACGACCAGCGTAGCATGAGCTACCGCGGGGCGCTGCTGCACCTCTTCTGGCGCCTCTTCACCATCTCGTCCCGCGTCCTCTCACTTGCCCTCTTTGCTTCGCTCTTTCATATCTACTTTGGCATCTTTGTGGTGGTCCACTGGTCCGCCATGGCCTTCTGGGTGGTGCACGGGGGCACCGATTTCTGCATGTCCAAGTGGGAGGAGGTGCTTTTCAACATGGTGGTGGGCATTGTCTACATCTTCTGCTGGTTTAACGTGAAGGAGGGCCAGACGCGACACAGAATGATCACGTATTACACGGTGGTGCTGGCTGAGAACACCATCCTCACAGGCCTGTG GTACGCCTACAGGGACCCGGCGCTGACCGACTCGTACGCCGTGCCAGCGTTGTGCGGCGTCTACCTGACGTTTGCCGGCGGCGTCCTGGTCATGCTGCTGTACTATGGCTTCCTGCACCCTGCCACCGCCCACCTCCAGCCAAGCCCCGCCTCCTCCTGCTGCGCCCAGCTGCTCTGGGGTCTCCCCCTCCCTCCTTCTGCGCCGCCTACCGCCCCACCGACCCCCGCGCACATGACCAAGTCCCAGACAGAAGAGGATGTGGCGGAGACCTGTCTTCCCGTCTTCCAGGTCAGGTCAGTGCCCCCCACTTCCAAGCCTGAGGGCCCGCTTATAAAGATCGACATGCCCAGGAAGCGTTACCCGGCATGGGACGCCCATTATGTTGACAGGCGCCTACGAAGGACTATAAACATCTTGCAGTACATCACACCGGCCGCGGTGGGCATCCGTTACCGCGATGGGCCCCTGCTCTACGAACTTCTACAATATGagtcttcactttga